The following nucleotide sequence is from Thermotoga sp..
ATCCTGTCCTGTAGGCTTTTTTTGTCTCTTCCAATGCTACCCCTGGTGGAACAACAAAAACGATCACATCCACATCTGCTGGAAGTTCATCTACGCTCCTGTAGGCTCTGAAACCTTCTATTTGCTCGTACTTAGGATTGACCGGTAAAACCTCGAATCCTTTCGAGACGAGGTCTTTCAGTATCACGTTTCCGTACTTTTTCGGGTTAATCGTTGCTCCCACGAGTGCTACTTTTTTGAACTTCTTTGGATCCATTGTCCAGCCTCCTCACCGTTCTTGTTACAACCAGATTTGCTCTCGTCCCGAACAGATCTTTCACAACGATGTCCCCCACTCTTACAGGGGCCTCCACCTTTATTTCCCTGACGATTTTCATCAACTCTGGTATGAATCTTTTTGGGATCGGCTTGTCTGTCTTCACCGATGCAAGGGGGAGTTCCCCATTCAACACCTTGATACTCGTCGGGACTACCCTCTTTGGATCTCTGATCTCGTCCTTTGCGTATTCGACTCCTCTGGGGCATCTGTTTCCGATGATCGATTTTATATGACCATCTTCATTTAGTTCCACCTTAATCTTACACCCAATTGGACACTGAACGCAAACGATGTTTTTCAACATTTCAGTCCACCTCCTCGACGGACACAACGATCTCATCGAATCCTTCCAGATCTTTGTCCAAAACTTTCACTCTCAACATCTCGCTTGGTACGAGATCTTCGAATTCTTTTTCGAACCTTCCCACAGTGAGTCTTCCTTTCTCTATGGGCCTTTTTACCCTCAGGTAAAGAGTGAGGGGTTCTGCAGGAACATACCACAGAGGATGTACCACCATCACATTTTTACCGGGTTTCACAGGAATCCTTCGATTTTCTACTTCGCCTTTCACAAACCTGGCAGCGTATTTTCCTGCAATTTCTCCTTCGTAACTTACATAGTCGACGAGATCGAAAATCACAGTACAGTTCCCGGCGGAAAAGATCCAATTCTTGGAAGTCTGTCCTGTGTTCGTGGTGGCCACTCCCTTTGATGTTGGGTTCTTTTCCACCAGATGTTCTAGAAGCTCGACCTGAGGGATGAGACCAACGGAAAGAACGAGTGTATCAACTTTGAAAACCTTCTCCGTTCCTGGAATTGGTCTGAACTTTTCGTCCACCTTTGCAACGACAACTTCTTCTAATCTTTCTCTTCCTCTCACCTCAACCACAGTACTGGAAAGATAGAGGGGTATGTTGTAATCTTCAAGACATTGTATCACGTTCCTGAGAAGCCCTCCAGCGTAGGGCAGACGCTCCACCACTCCCACTACTTCCATTCCTTCAAGAGTGAGTCTTCTTGCCATAATGAGACCAATATCTCCAGAACCCAGAATGAGGGCCTTCTTTCCGGGAAGACGGTTCTCTATGTTTATGAGTCTCTGGGCCACTCCCGCCGTGAAGATACCAGACGGTCTGTCTCCTGGGATCGTGAGGCTGCCGAAGGGCCTTTCCCTTGCTCCCGTTGTGTAGACCAGGGCTCCAACCTCCACCCTCTCGATACCTTTTTCTGTAACCAGAATCACTTCTCTGTCACCAACTTGTTTCACGTAGGCGTTCGTCAAAGACTTTATTCCCATCTTGTCCATCTTTTCCTGGAACCTCTCGGCGTACTCTGGCCCTGTCAGTTCCTGTCTGAAATAGTGAAGGCCAAAACCGTTGTGTATACATTGATTCAGTATGCCACCAGTTCTTTCGTCACGTTCAACGAGGAGAACCTCCGCACCTTCCTCCTTTGCTTTCAGGGCCGCTGCCATTCCGGCTGCACCGGCTCCTATCACCATCACGTCCACTTTCATCCTCTCACCTTCCCGTTCACGATCCAACTGTTTTTCGACTTCATTCTGATTTCAGACATGTCTGTGTTGAGCTCTCGCTCAAGGATCTTCAAAATTTTCGCCATGCAGAAACCACCTTGACATCTCCCGAACATCGCCCTGGTTCTGAATTTGATCCCATCGAGCGTTCTCGCACCCCTTCTGATCGCTTCTACGATCTCTTTCTCTGTCACTTCGTTACAGAAGCAAACCAGTCTTCCCGCGCGCGGATCTTTTTCTATCTCTTTTTTCCACTCCTCGATGGGCAAAGACGAGTAATGTTTTATACCTTCTCTTAACGGCTTGAAATCTTTCTTTTTGATCAGTGGAATCCTCATCTTTTCCTGGATAAGCCCTTCCACCACGTACTTTGCCACAGCAGGTGCTGCCGTAAGTCCCGGAGATCTTGTTGCCATAACGTTCACGAAGTTCTCCACCGTTTCACTTGCCTTTATAAAGAAGTCCTTCTGAGGGCTTTCTGGCCTGAGTCCAGAGAAGGTCTTCACAACGAGTGAGAAATCGAGCGACGGTACGAGTTTTTTTGTGAACTCGCGCACCTTTTCCAGTCCTTCTCTAGTGGTGAGAGGCCTGTCTTTCATGTCTTCTGGAAGATCCTCGGCGGTTGGCCCAAGCAAAATTCCTCCATCGATGGTGGGAAGAACGAGGATCCCTTTTGAGATCTTCGTGGGCGTTGGGAATATCACCCTTTTCACAAGTCCTTGAAGTTTTTTGTCGAGAAGGATGTACTCTCCTTTCCTGGGATGTAAAGGAACGTACTCCGCTCCGGCCATTTTCGCTATTTCGTCGGCGTGAAGCCCAGCGCAGTTTATCACGATATCTGCTTCATACTCGCTTTTGTCGGTGATCACCTTTCTCACACGACCGTTCATCTTCACAAAACCCAGAACTTTTTCATCGAGAACGAGGTTCAAACCGTTCTGAAGGGCGTTTTCCACTGCCGCGATGGCGACCATCCAGGGTTCCGTGATGCCCGCTGTGGGTGCGTAAAGGGCGTATTTGATCTCTGGATTGAGATTCGGCTCCATTGAGAGAAGTTCGTTCCTTTCCAGGATAGTTAGACCTGGAACACCGTTCTCCTCTCCTTGTTTGAGCAAACGTTCGAGTTCTTTCAGTTCCTCGTCGTTGAACGCCACCACGAAAGAACCAGTTCTTTTGAACTCGAAATCTAGTTCCTTCGACAGCTTTTGGTACATGGCGTTACCTACGACGCAGAACTGTGCACGAACACTTCCCGGAGGATCGTCGTATCCCGCGTGGATGATAGCAGAATTCGCCTTCGTCACGCCACAACCCACGTCTAGGTTCTTCTCTATGAGTGTTACTTCAAGATCGTACTTTGTCAGCTCTCTTGCCACAAGAGAACCAAATACACCTGCTCCTATGACAACTGCCTTCAAATCGAACACCTCCTTAAACAAAAAGAGCCATACCCCACCCTCCGTGGGATATGGCTCTCTCTTTCTCTCTCGAACCAGTAGAATTATAGTATTTTCCAGAGGTCTTTGCAACTCGTTGGTATGGCCTTTGCCCCAGCTTTTAAGGCAGCGAAAACCTGTTCTTTTTTTCTTACCAAACCTCCTGCGATTATATCTCCAGAGTACCGTCTGGATATCTCTTCAATGAACTCCGGAATAATGCCTGGAAGTATCTCCAGAAAGTCTGGTTTCAAATCTTCTGCCTGAACTACCCCCATTTTCTAGAGCGCTGGAATCCACTAGAAATACTCTTTGAACAATTCTCAACCCAAGTTTCCTGGCCGTTTTCAGTAGCAAAATGTGTGTAGAAATTATTCCATCAACGCCTACGATATCTCTTAGAAATTCGAGTGAATATCTATCCAGAGAAAGCCCCTTTACCAGATCGACGTGAATGAAAACTTCTTTGCTTCCCCTCTTGAGGATATAAACTGCTTCTTCAACGTTCGCCACAGTTCCTGTCAGCAGAAATACCAGATTAGAAGGTGAGTCTATGGCCTCTTCGATATCTTTTTCTGCCCTGATGGCCGGAATTACAGGGTACAAATTCACTGTTTTTCCCATCCGAGAGATCTCGACACGGCTTCTTTCCATTTCGAGTACAACCTCTCTCTTTCCTCAAGATCCATGGATGGTTCGAACCTTCTGTCCAGCTGCCACAATTTTGCTATCTCTTCCTGGTTTTTCCAGTATCCAACTGCAAGTCCTGCAAGGTAAGCCGCTCCAAGTGCTGTTGTCTCGTTCACAACGGGTCTTTCCACTGGAACACCAAGGATA
It contains:
- a CDS encoding CoA-binding protein — encoded protein: MDPKKFKKVALVGATINPKKYGNVILKDLVSKGFEVLPVNPKYEQIEGFRAYRSVDELPADVDVIVFVVPPGVALEETKKAYRTG
- a CDS encoding DUF1667 domain-containing protein gives rise to the protein MLKNIVCVQCPIGCKIKVELNEDGHIKSIIGNRCPRGVEYAKDEIRDPKRVVPTSIKVLNGELPLASVKTDKPIPKRFIPELMKIVREIKVEAPVRVGDIVVKDLFGTRANLVVTRTVRRLDNGSKEVQKSSTRGSND
- a CDS encoding FAD-dependent oxidoreductase yields the protein MKVDVMVIGAGAAGMAAALKAKEEGAEVLLVERDERTGGILNQCIHNGFGLHYFRQELTGPEYAERFQEKMDKMGIKSLTNAYVKQVGDREVILVTEKGIERVEVGALVYTTGARERPFGSLTIPGDRPSGIFTAGVAQRLINIENRLPGKKALILGSGDIGLIMARRLTLEGMEVVGVVERLPYAGGLLRNVIQCLEDYNIPLYLSSTVVEVRGRERLEEVVVAKVDEKFRPIPGTEKVFKVDTLVLSVGLIPQVELLEHLVEKNPTSKGVATTNTGQTSKNWIFSAGNCTVIFDLVDYVSYEGEIAGKYAARFVKGEVENRRIPVKPGKNVMVVHPLWYVPAEPLTLYLRVKRPIEKGRLTVGRFEKEFEDLVPSEMLRVKVLDKDLEGFDEIVVSVEEVD
- a CDS encoding NAD(P)/FAD-dependent oxidoreductase yields the protein MKAVVIGAGVFGSLVARELTKYDLEVTLIEKNLDVGCGVTKANSAIIHAGYDDPPGSVRAQFCVVGNAMYQKLSKELDFEFKRTGSFVVAFNDEELKELERLLKQGEENGVPGLTILERNELLSMEPNLNPEIKYALYAPTAGITEPWMVAIAAVENALQNGLNLVLDEKVLGFVKMNGRVRKVITDKSEYEADIVINCAGLHADEIAKMAGAEYVPLHPRKGEYILLDKKLQGLVKRVIFPTPTKISKGILVLPTIDGGILLGPTAEDLPEDMKDRPLTTREGLEKVREFTKKLVPSLDFSLVVKTFSGLRPESPQKDFFIKASETVENFVNVMATRSPGLTAAPAVAKYVVEGLIQEKMRIPLIKKKDFKPLREGIKHYSSLPIEEWKKEIEKDPRAGRLVCFCNEVTEKEIVEAIRRGARTLDGIKFRTRAMFGRCQGGFCMAKILKILERELNTDMSEIRMKSKNSWIVNGKVRG
- a CDS encoding glycerol-3-phosphate responsive antiterminator — translated: MGVVQAEDLKPDFLEILPGIIPEFIEEISRRYSGDIIAGGLVRKKEQVFAALKAGAKAIPTSCKDLWKIL
- a CDS encoding glycerol-3-phosphate responsive antiterminator; this encodes MGKTVNLYPVIPAIRAEKDIEEAIDSPSNLVFLLTGTVANVEEAVYILKRGSKEVFIHVDLVKGLSLDRYSLEFLRDIVGVDGIISTHILLLKTARKLGLRIVQRVFLVDSSALENGGSSGRRFETRLSGDTSRHYSGVH